The Candidatus Mancarchaeum acidiphilum sequence ATTAAAATAGAAAACCCTGATTTAAAAGTCGATGAGTTGCCTGGTTCAAGTTCTATAGCAAAGAGGCATGAAGAGCTAGTAAGCAAATATAATTCTTTCCTTAGTGCTGAGGAGAACTCAGAATTGAGAAATTCAAAAGATGAAATCATCGCAGAAATGAGGGAATTAGGTGAAAAGCTTAAAAAGGTGCAAATGGAGGAAAAGCCAATAAGGGAGGAGCACATGAAAAATGTGATAGTTTCAAACCTTAACCTAAATGAAACAGAAAAGTCAATACTTGTAATAGTAGGAGACACGCATGTAAAGAACTTAAAGACTCTGCTTAGAAAAGAGGGTGTAGAATCTGAAACCTACAGATCAACCCTGAACTAAGGGCAACATAGATTTTTACTGCCTAAAATTATTTTAAGTCCAACTTAGTTATCTTTAAGTTCTGATTTTTGGTTATCTTCTCCTTCAAGCTCCTTAGATCTGGAATAAATCTCATATAAATCCTTCTGCCATCCGCCATCATAAATAGAGGCAAACAGTTTATTATCAACCGCTTTCCTCTCTCCATATTTGCTTATCTTAGCTACAAGTTTGCCGTTATGGCTGATATCTATATACACATCGTTCCTCCTATTTGATATTAAATTTATACTTATCCTCTTTTTGTAAAGTGCCTCTTTTATCTCATCAAATTTTGACGACGCATCATAAACGTTGATAGATTTGTCAAGCAGGTCATTAAGGCTTCCATTATAAAGCTTCTTCTCTGCTTCCTCTGTTCTGTACTTTACTATTTTTTTGTAATCAATTGCAAGGGAACTATGAGGATCTTTATTTATTTCACTTGCCGTATGCTTTCCAATCAAACCTGCCTCTTTATAGATATCATCAAGCTTTTCTCTCCAGCCATTGTCCTTATAGACGGTTAATTCTGCACGTCCTTTATCTTCAATAGAATATTCAACTAATGCTACTTTCTCATTTTTGTAGGATATGAAAAGTATATCAATCATGCCGCCTTCTACCTGCAGTATATTCATATCAGCGTTATCAAGCATATGCTGTATTTCTTTGAAACTCTCCTTCTTTGCATAAATATGCATAGCTTTATTACAAATATCCAAATCTTCGTTCTTATTAAATACTATTTTATCGACTTTGTTCTTAAATACCATTTTATCAACTATGTTAAAAATATATTCGATAATATTTAAATATTGCCTTAATTACTCGATTTGGTAATTAACTCTAAAAATTATTTAATACTTATTGTTTATGGTTATAACAAAGGCAGAGATGATCCAAAGATTTCAAAAGGCTCAATCTTCTTGTAGATATGGCATTAAGCAGGCCTTATTCAAGTGACGAAAAATTTTCATTCAAGGTAATTAAATTTTTAAGAACAGACTGGCATTTTTATTACTTTACTTAAAAGGGATTTCTTCACAAAATCCCTTTTCAATTGCACTTACTTCCCTCTAAGTTCTGATTTTTGATTATCTTCTCCTTCAAGCTCCTTAGATCTAGAATAAATCTCGTATAAATCCTTCTGCCATCCATCATTAATATAGATAGCTGCAGCAAGTTTCTTTCCAAGTAACCCCTCATTCCCATATCTACTTATTTTGGCTGCAAATTTGCCGTTATGGTAAACATCTATATACGTATCGTTCTTTGCATTTGACTTGAACTGTATATCTATCCCTTTTTTGTCAAGTGCATCCTTCACTTCACCAAATTTGGATGATGCACCATAGACATATATAGATTCGTCAAGCAGGTCATTCAAGCTGCCCCTATAAAGCTTCCTCTTTGCTTCCTCCGTCCTGTCCTTTGCAACTCTTTTGTAATCAAGGACAAGAGAGCTATTCGGGTCTTTATTCCTTTCCTTTACCCTATTTTTAGCGATTAAACGCGTCATCTTATAAATATCATTCAGTTTTTCTTTCCAGTCATTATCTTTATAAACAGTCAATTTGTAGTACTCTTTATCTCCAAGGGAATATCCAACTTCCGCTACTTTCTCATCTTTGTAGTATATGTCAAGGCTTTCATTCATGCTGCCTGAAATATACATATCGCCCTTTATACCAATATCATAATCATGGAGCATATTTCGTATTTCTCTTAAACTCTTCTCTGCATCTGCTATGTATAGAACTTTATTGCAGATTTCCAAATCCTTGTTTTTGAATACCATCTTGCCACCTGTATAGTTAAAGTATTTCATAATATTTATATATTGCTTTGATCAAGTAATTGGGATAAAAAATAAAAATTTGTGTAAATCAACTTTAAAGATCATTCATAATACTCCTTGCTTATGATTCTGGCAAAGGCGGCTATGGTGGCCAATCTAAACGATTCGTCCCTATTAAGTGTGCCTTTGGTCAATATGCCAACCGTGCCTGAATCCTGCTTGATATCTTTCAAACCTGTAATCGAATCCATTACTGGACCCAATTCCTCTCCTTTTCTAAGCCTTTCTGCTACCTTTTCTGGAAGCATTACTCTTTCATGTGAAGCCAAGCCAATTCTTCCATAATTGTCAACTACCGCAACCCATCCGGAAAGCATCATACCATAA is a genomic window containing:
- the yjjX gene encoding inosine/xanthosine triphosphatase, yielding MIVAVGSTNKAKITAVRQALNDLGIGYEIKGVEVDSGVRKQPMTDNEGIEGAINRAKNAKALLKSEIGIGLEGSVQETDYGMMLSGWVAVVDNYGRIGLASHERVMLPEKVAERLRKGEELGPVMDSITGLKDIKQDSGTVGILTKGTLNRDESFRLATIAAFARIISKEYYE